The Porphyrobacter sp. HT-58-2 genome segment GCGAAATCGGCGCTTCGGCCCATCACGACGGGCGACTTGCCGCCCAGTTCGAGCGTCACCGGTACCAGATTGGCCGCCGCCGCCTGCATCACCCGGCGGCCGGTCGCGGTCGAGCCGGTAAAGACCAAGTGATCGAACGGCAGCGAGGAAAACGCCGCCGCCACTTCCGGCCCGCCGGTGATCACCGCGACTTCCTCAGGCGCGAAATACTTTGCGGTCAGTTCGGCCATCAACTCGCTGGTGCGTTCAGTGAATTCGGACGGCTTGATCATCGCCCGGTTGCCCGCCGCCAGCACCTGCATCAGCGGCCCGAAGGCGAGCTGCACCGGGAAATTCCACGGGCTGAGGATGCCGATCACGCCCTTGGGTTCATAACGCAGTTCCGCCCGTGCGCCGAGCAGGCCCAGAGGAAACTGAACTTTCCGCTTTTCGGTCTTGGCCCAGGCATCCATGTGCTTGAGCGCATGACTGCCCGCGCCCACCGTTGCGGCAATGTCTGTCAGCATCGACTGGTGCATCGAACGGCTGCCGAAATCGGCGCTCATCGCCTTGGCGAAAGCCTTGCCATTATCCTTCACCAGTGCCATCGCGCGGCGAATGCGATCCTTGCGCTCGCTCATCGGTTCGGGGCGCGAGGCGGTGAAGGCGGCGCGCTGACGCGCCAGCAGGGCTTCTTGTTCGTCGCGGCGGTCGTCAGCCATGTCATTCTCCCATAGACATTGGCGCATCTTCGAGATGCGTTTTGATTTGCGACGCGTTGTTGCGCAAAGGCGACTGACTGACAAGCGTCTTGCCAGAGCGAAGGTACAATTGCCTTTGCCGCAGCGCAGCATTAGAGCCTGCGCCACACACACCTTCCTGACCTGAGGACGACCGCATATGACCCAGCTCTCCCCCGCCGATCCGATCGTGATCCTTTCCTATGCCCGCACCCCGATGGGGGCGATGCAGGGCGCGCTGGCGGATGTTTCGGCAACTGATCTGGGCGCGGTAGCCGTGAAGGCTGCGGTGGAGCGCGCCGGGGTCGCGGGCGAGGATATCGACCGCGCCTATATCGGTTGTGTGCTTCCGGCCGGGCTCGGGCAGGCGCCTGCGCGTCAGGCCGCGATCAAGGCCGGCCTCCCCCTCAGTGTCGAAGCGACCACGGTCAACAAGGTGTGCGGCTCAGGCATGCAGACCGTGATCATGGGTACCGAGGCGCTGGCCAGCGGCACCGTCGATGTGGTCGTGGCTGGCGGGATGGAGAGCATGACCAATGCGCCCTACCTGCTCAAGAAGCACCGTTCAGGCGCGCGCCTCGGGCATGACACCGCCTATGACCACATGTTCCTCGACGGGCTTGAGGATGCCTACGAGCCGGGCCGGGCGATGGGCACTTTCGCGCAGGACACCGCCAATGCCTACCAGATGACCCGCGAGGAAATGGACGCCTATGCCATCGAATCGCTCGCCCGCGCCAATGCCGCCATCGCCAGCGGGGCCTTCAATGATGAAGTCGTGCCGGTGACGGTCAGCACCCGTGCAGGCGATGTGGTGGTCGAACATGACGAAGCACCCTCAAAAGGCCGCCCCGACAAGATCCCGCAGCTGAAGCCCGCCTTTGCCAAGGACGGGACGATCACGGCGGCAACCTCCAGCTCGATCTCGGACGGCGCTGCTGCACTGGTGCTGACCCGCGCGAGCGTGGCCGAGGGCAAGGGGCTGACGCCGGTTGCCCGCGTGGTCGCTACGGCTGCCCATGCGCAGGCTCCCGCGCAGTTCACCACCGCGCCGATCCCGGCGATCCAGAAGGTGCTGGCGCGCGCCGGATGGGGCGTGGATGATGTCGATCTGTTTGAAGTGAACGAGGCTTTCGCCTGCGTCGCCATGTTCGCGATGCGCGATCTGGGTATCGGCCACGACAAGATCAACGTCAACGGCGGCGGTACGGCGCTCGGTCACCCAATCGGGGCGAGCGGCACGCGGATCATCGTGACTTTGCTGAACGCGCTCAAGACGCAGGGCAAGAAGCGCGGCGTTGCCTCACTGTGCATCGGCGGTGGGGAAGCCACCGCTGTCGCCGTCGAATTGATCTGATTAACCAGCGCCGGGCGGCGTTTTTGCGCTTTCCGCCAGCGCTGACGCGCACGGAAAAGCACGCTCAGGCGCCGCGCGGGCTGGAGCGCGCAAACAGGATCACGCCTGATCCAGTTTGCGCGTTACTCGTCGCCCGGCAGCGCCTCGGCACCCCACAGGCGCGCGGCGCTGACCCAGCCCTTGCGTCCGGCAATATCAAGCTCGCACCATGCGCCCCCGCAGCGCAGCAGGCGGCCGATGACGCCCGGCTCGGCGCGCCATTTGATTGCAGAGGCATCCGCGGGTTCGGCGCGCACCTCAACCAGCCCGTTCCCGACCACCATGCCGCTGCGAGCGGGATCAAGCTGGCTCGAGGCAATCCAGCCCTGTGTGCCTTCGGGATCTTCAACCAGTCGCCACCCTTCGCGCAGGCGCACCACCTTCACCGGCAGGCCCTTGCGTTTGTAGACCCATTCAATCGGATATTCACCGCTGGGGCCAGTCCGCATCCGCACCTCGTCATAGCGCAGACTGGCCCAATAAGGTGTCTGACGATCCTGCGCCTGCGCCGGATTGCAGACGATCGTGAAGGCCATCAGCAGGCACAGGCCGAATACGGCAATTACGCGAAATCCCATCATAGACCGGCAGCGATAGCGCGCCTTGCCTTTGTCTTTCAAGCAGCCCGTGCCGGATCGCGCCTTGACCGCACGGCCTCACTCGCATTAGCCCCATCACCATGACCCAGCGCCCTCCCCGCCCCCTCACAAACCCGCCGCGCGTGATCGTCACACGCCACCTGATGCCGAGCGTCGAAGCGCGAATGCGCGAATTGTTCGACGTGGTGCTGAACGAGGCGGATGTGCCGCTGACCCGCGATCAACTTGCCGCCGCCATGCAGGATTGCGACGTGCTGGTGCCGACCGTGACCGACCGGATCGATGCAGATCTGATCGCGGGAGCAGGAGAGCGGCTTGGCCTCATTGCCAGCTTCGGCGCGGGGACCGAGCATATCGACCTTGCCGCCGCTGCCGCGCGCAAGATCATCGTCACCAACACCCCCGGCGTCTTCACCGACGACACCGCTGACCTTGCGATGGCCGGCATCATCGGCGTGCCGCGCCGCATCCGCGAAGGCACCGCGCTGGTGCGCCGGGGCGAGTGGACCGGCTGGGCGCCTTCGGGCCTGCTGGGGAGAAAGCTCGCGGGCAAGGTGCTCGGCATTATCGGCATGGGGCGCATCGGTCAGGCGGTCGCCCACCGCGCCCGCGCCTTCGGGCTGGAGATCGCCTACTACAACCGCAAGCCCCTGCCCGAAGCGCTCGAACGGATGCTGGGCGCGCGCTACGTGGCCGATGTCGATACGCTCATGGCCGAAGCAGACATCCTCACCCTGCACTGCCCTCTCACCGAGGAAACCCGCCACCTCGTCGACGCGCGCCGTATCGCGCTGATGAAGCCGGGCAGCAGCATCGTGAACACCGCGCGCGGTGAGCTGATCGATCAGGAGGCGCTGATCGCGGCTTTGGAGTCGGGCCACCTCGCGGGCGCAGGGCTGGATGTCTATCCTGACGAGCCTCACGTCGATCCGCGTTTGATTGCGCACCCCAACGTCATGACTCTCCCCCACATCGGCAGCGCCACCGCCGAAGGCCGCGAGGATTCGGGCCACAAGGTGATCGCCAATATCCGGATGTGGGCAGACGGACACCGCCCGCCGGATCAGGTGCTGGACGCGCTGGTGCGGGGCTGACGGCCGCCGCGCCCGCACGGCCTCAATCCCCCGTCAAAATCCGTTCGACCAGTTCGCCCACGCTGGGGGTGTAGCCGTTCGAATAGAACGGATCGGTCTTGAAGTTGTAAGCCGCGTGGCCCGCAAAGGCGAGGTTCTTGTCGGGATCGTCGCCATGGGCGATGTCTTGCAGGGTCTTCTGGATGCAGAAGCTGCGCGGGTCGGCAAGGCGGCCGGTGGTGTAATCGTCGTGGTCTTTCCAGCTCGAAAATCCGCAATGCGACAGGCAGCCCATGCAGGCTTGCTGATCTTCGCGGATCGTGTCGCGCGCTTCGGGCGTGACGAAGACGATAGTGCCGTCCGGCGTCTTCAAGGGCTCGGTATGCCCGGCGCGCATCCACATTTCGGCACGCGACTTGTCTTCGGGGCGCACCCAGAAGCTGCGCGCCTTGCCGTCTTCGCCCAGTTGCACCGTGCCATCTTCCTCGCCGCGCTTGAAGAACGGGATCTGGCGCTCGGAGCGGTGCATAAGGTCGTAGAGGAACGGGGTCTTGACCGCGCTCGAGTAAAAGCCGGTGGGCGAGAACTTGTGGAGCAGCACATCGCCCGGCTCCACGGTACGCAGCATGTCCTTCCAGATCTGCGGGATCGGGCTTTCCTGCGTGAGCAGCGGCCGCGTGCCGAACTGGAAGGCGATGGTGCCGAGTTCGGGATTATCGATCCAGTCGTTCCAGTCGCGCAGGTACCACACCCCGCCAGCCATCACGATCGGCACGCTATCGGCCACACCCTCGGCGCGCATCACATCGCGCAGCGCCTTGACGCGGGGATAGGGATCTTCGGGCTTGGTCGGGTCTTCTGCATTGCTGAGACCATTATGCCCGCCCGCCAGCCAGGGATCTTCATAGACCACCGCCGCCATCAGATCGGGAACCTTGTTGTAGCTGCGCTTCCACAGCGCGCGGAAAGCGCGACCCGAACTGACAATGGGGAGGTAGCAGACGTTGAAGCGCGCGGCGATCTCGGCCAGCTTGTAAGGCATTCCCGCGCCGCAGGTGACGCCCGTCACCATCCCGCGCGTGTTTTCCAGCACGCCTTCGAGCACGGCCTGCGCCCCACCCATTTCCCACAGCACATTGATGTTGATCGCGCCCTTGCCATTGGCGATCTCATAGGCCTTCTTCACCTGCGTGGTGGCACCGTCGATGGCGTAGCGGATCAGTTCCTGATGGCGCTCCTCACGCGTGCGGCCATGGTAGATCTGCGGAATGGGGTTACCATTATCGTCATAGCTGTCGGCATTGACGGCACTGACGGTACCAATACCGCCGGCTGCCGCCCATGCGCCCGAACTGGCGTGGTTGGTCGCCGACACACCCTTCCCGCCTTCCACCAGCGGCCACACTTCGCGCCCGCCATAGACAATCGGGCTCAATCCCTTGAACAATGAAAACTCCCCTTCGCGCCGTCCCGTGGCGCGCATTACGATTTGGTCACATAGAGACGAGATACGCGCCCCGCAACGCTTCAGACGAACCTGTCCTTAGCCTGCGTCGCAGACCTTGATCGCTTCAGGCGCCGTACGGGCTGAACCCCGCTGAAAACGCGCAAAATAGCCCTTGATGTCAGGCCGCTCGATGTACTCGACAAGGACATAGCCAACCGCTTCGAACTCGCAGAACAGCAGCGTATGCGGCAGGC includes the following:
- a CDS encoding NAD(P)H-dependent flavin oxidoreductase → MRATGRREGEFSLFKGLSPIVYGGREVWPLVEGGKGVSATNHASSGAWAAAGGIGTVSAVNADSYDDNGNPIPQIYHGRTREERHQELIRYAIDGATTQVKKAYEIANGKGAININVLWEMGGAQAVLEGVLENTRGMVTGVTCGAGMPYKLAEIAARFNVCYLPIVSSGRAFRALWKRSYNKVPDLMAAVVYEDPWLAGGHNGLSNAEDPTKPEDPYPRVKALRDVMRAEGVADSVPIVMAGGVWYLRDWNDWIDNPELGTIAFQFGTRPLLTQESPIPQIWKDMLRTVEPGDVLLHKFSPTGFYSSAVKTPFLYDLMHRSERQIPFFKRGEEDGTVQLGEDGKARSFWVRPEDKSRAEMWMRAGHTEPLKTPDGTIVFVTPEARDTIREDQQACMGCLSHCGFSSWKDHDDYTTGRLADPRSFCIQKTLQDIAHGDDPDKNLAFAGHAAYNFKTDPFYSNGYTPSVGELVERILTGD
- a CDS encoding acetyl-CoA C-acyltransferase, which produces MTQLSPADPIVILSYARTPMGAMQGALADVSATDLGAVAVKAAVERAGVAGEDIDRAYIGCVLPAGLGQAPARQAAIKAGLPLSVEATTVNKVCGSGMQTVIMGTEALASGTVDVVVAGGMESMTNAPYLLKKHRSGARLGHDTAYDHMFLDGLEDAYEPGRAMGTFAQDTANAYQMTREEMDAYAIESLARANAAIASGAFNDEVVPVTVSTRAGDVVVEHDEAPSKGRPDKIPQLKPAFAKDGTITAATSSSISDGAAALVLTRASVAEGKGLTPVARVVATAAHAQAPAQFTTAPIPAIQKVLARAGWGVDDVDLFEVNEAFACVAMFAMRDLGIGHDKINVNGGGTALGHPIGASGTRIIVTLLNALKTQGKKRGVASLCIGGGEATAVAVELI
- a CDS encoding SH3 domain-containing protein, producing the protein MMGFRVIAVFGLCLLMAFTIVCNPAQAQDRQTPYWASLRYDEVRMRTGPSGEYPIEWVYKRKGLPVKVVRLREGWRLVEDPEGTQGWIASSQLDPARSGMVVGNGLVEVRAEPADASAIKWRAEPGVIGRLLRCGGAWCELDIAGRKGWVSAARLWGAEALPGDE
- a CDS encoding 2-hydroxyacid dehydrogenase, which gives rise to MTQRPPRPLTNPPRVIVTRHLMPSVEARMRELFDVVLNEADVPLTRDQLAAAMQDCDVLVPTVTDRIDADLIAGAGERLGLIASFGAGTEHIDLAAAAARKIIVTNTPGVFTDDTADLAMAGIIGVPRRIREGTALVRRGEWTGWAPSGLLGRKLAGKVLGIIGMGRIGQAVAHRARAFGLEIAYYNRKPLPEALERMLGARYVADVDTLMAEADILTLHCPLTEETRHLVDARRIALMKPGSSIVNTARGELIDQEALIAALESGHLAGAGLDVYPDEPHVDPRLIAHPNVMTLPHIGSATAEGREDSGHKVIANIRMWADGHRPPDQVLDALVRG